One window from the genome of Dyadobacter sp. CECT 9275 encodes:
- a CDS encoding AraC family ligand binding domain-containing protein: protein MLKKAKSIPVNYFADASNAGISIEKILVEEMVTFKEAKQAHRHDCHSFFLLENGTVTIEIDFRQFQIQSPSIIYMHPDQVHLILAFKNVKVCSLAISNENLNPAYLQLLESIRPVTLQASFNME from the coding sequence ATGCTAAAAAAAGCCAAGTCCATTCCGGTCAATTACTTTGCCGACGCCTCTAATGCAGGCATTTCCATAGAAAAAATATTGGTTGAGGAGATGGTTACCTTTAAGGAAGCCAAACAGGCTCATCGGCACGACTGTCATTCCTTCTTCCTGCTTGAAAATGGGACCGTTACTATTGAAATTGACTTTAGGCAGTTCCAAATTCAGTCTCCTTCCATCATCTATATGCATCCCGACCAGGTACATCTTATACTGGCGTTTAAAAATGTAAAGGTATGTAGTCTGGCGATCAGCAATGAAAATCTGAACCCAGCGTATCTGCAGCTGCTTGAAAGTATCAGGCCTGTAACATTGCAAGCGTCTTTCAATATGGAATGA
- a CDS encoding VOC family protein, producing MSDINHIIEGLEFAQIGWVVPDIRAAVKFLSHTLAIQGFPEPVQVRAQDLGMCYYGEVVAGEWLTTQAYNGGTFVELVQPLSGQSMFHDYLSRYPSGGTQHLAFRLPVSDFQRVTSTLLKQGYTLISEVDHPIARMAFFDTYQILGVATEIMGITPEGWKAIEQMKQPG from the coding sequence ATGAGCGATATCAACCATATCATCGAAGGACTTGAATTTGCGCAAATTGGCTGGGTGGTGCCGGACATTCGCGCTGCCGTAAAATTTCTTTCACATACCCTGGCTATCCAAGGGTTTCCCGAGCCGGTACAGGTCAGGGCGCAAGATCTGGGGATGTGCTATTACGGTGAGGTAGTAGCGGGCGAATGGCTGACCACCCAGGCCTACAACGGCGGAACTTTCGTAGAACTTGTTCAGCCGCTATCAGGCCAGAGCATGTTTCATGATTATCTTTCCCGATACCCCTCAGGCGGAACGCAACACCTTGCGTTCCGCCTGCCTGTCAGCGACTTCCAGCGGGTTACCTCTACCCTGCTTAAACAGGGTTATACCCTCATCAGCGAAGTGGATCACCCCATCGCCAGAATGGCGTTCTTCGATACTTATCAAATACTGGGCGTTGCTACGGAGATCATGGGCATCACGCCGGAAGGATGGAAAGCTATTGAACAGATGAAACAGCCCGGGTAA
- a CDS encoding START-like domain-containing protein, producing MEKYKFVTEFELRSSPKVLFPYISTPSGLEQWFAEKVTVLPDHRYDFYWDGDSHIARQTSIRINKSVRFDFENTSEDDLDNNHVELKLEVSDLTQTTFLRVIDYSANKDEDELNSLWNGFIDNLREIVGS from the coding sequence ATGGAAAAATATAAATTTGTTACCGAATTTGAGCTGCGTTCCTCCCCGAAAGTACTATTTCCCTATATTTCCACTCCTTCGGGGCTTGAACAGTGGTTTGCCGAAAAGGTAACGGTTTTGCCAGATCATCGCTATGATTTTTATTGGGACGGCGACAGCCACATTGCCAGGCAGACAAGTATAAGAATTAATAAGTCTGTACGTTTTGATTTTGAAAATACGAGTGAAGACGATCTGGACAATAACCATGTGGAACTAAAACTTGAGGTAAGCGATTTAACACAGACTACCTTTTTACGCGTGATAGATTACTCGGCCAACAAGGATGAGGATGAGCTTAACTCGTTATGGAATGGTTTTATTGATAATCTACGGGAAATTGTCGGCAGTTAA
- a CDS encoding helix-turn-helix domain-containing protein — MLFWAAHNFRQREAASERIEKFSAVSGSGITVALVVSQYLEQSASSGTLARFESITKAFRKILERDFITVKKPAEYAQALNISTAYLNECVKNTTGHSVSYHIQERIILEAKRLLYHSNQSVKEIAAELGYDDYPYFSRLFSKVTGHTALSFRKKNRD, encoded by the coding sequence TTGCTTTTTTGGGCTGCGCATAATTTCAGGCAAAGGGAAGCTGCTTCGGAAAGGATCGAAAAATTTTCTGCGGTGAGCGGCAGCGGTATTACGGTGGCATTGGTGGTGTCACAATATTTGGAGCAATCAGCATCCTCGGGCACCCTTGCGCGTTTTGAGTCAATCACCAAAGCGTTCAGGAAAATATTGGAACGTGATTTTATAACAGTAAAAAAACCGGCCGAGTACGCGCAAGCCCTCAACATATCTACCGCATACCTGAACGAATGCGTTAAAAACACAACCGGCCATTCTGTTTCATATCATATCCAGGAACGTATCATTCTGGAAGCTAAACGCCTGCTTTATCATTCCAACCAATCGGTAAAGGAAATTGCCGCAGAACTGGGCTACGATGATTATCCTTATTTTTCCAGGCTGTTCAGTAAGGTTACCGGACATACTGCATTGTCTTTCCGGAAAAAAAACCGCGATTAG
- a CDS encoding helix-turn-helix domain-containing protein, with the protein MDNILFDFWDALLLCGIIQGLVLAALLIIRKSWPPYASYFLVATLLIFAFHNILIISRDSNLSDVYPVIENLPINLILGLGPCIYFYVFFSLHSKYPRPLLMAHFIPVTIQFCYYLALTIKADFHPDYPYWKFISQSEQISTLISVCVYTYMSIQMLQVHRQSNLPLVPKAKPGMLSWLKKLLGAYILLWMVWLVYTFLDIFYFNYRLSLRDYFPLYLLVSVLTYAIGIMAYLRPSVSLAETGNKSFTTKDENDTQKHLKLLKDIMVEEKLYLHPDLKLKHVADKTGIPVNLISYVINNKLGQSFNDWINCFRIEEVKKQITSSRLKEVTLLGIAFECGFNSKATFNRVFKHQTGLTPREFLLQATNK; encoded by the coding sequence ATGGATAACATACTTTTTGATTTCTGGGATGCTTTGCTCCTCTGCGGCATCATTCAGGGTTTAGTATTGGCTGCATTACTGATCATCAGAAAAAGCTGGCCTCCTTATGCTTCCTATTTTCTCGTTGCTACGCTACTGATTTTCGCCTTTCACAATATTCTGATTATCAGCCGCGACAGTAACTTGTCGGATGTATATCCAGTTATAGAGAACCTCCCGATTAATTTGATACTGGGATTAGGGCCCTGCATATATTTTTATGTTTTTTTTTCTCTTCACTCAAAGTATCCGAGACCACTCCTAATGGCTCACTTTATACCGGTGACTATTCAATTCTGCTACTATCTGGCTTTAACCATCAAAGCCGACTTTCATCCGGATTATCCGTACTGGAAGTTTATCAGTCAGTCGGAGCAGATAAGCACGCTGATTTCTGTATGCGTTTACACCTACATGTCTATTCAGATGCTTCAGGTGCACCGCCAGAGTAATCTGCCATTGGTGCCCAAGGCAAAGCCCGGTATGCTGAGCTGGCTTAAAAAACTTCTGGGAGCATATATACTTCTATGGATGGTATGGCTGGTCTATACGTTCCTGGACATCTTTTATTTTAATTACAGACTATCTCTGAGGGATTACTTTCCTCTTTACTTGTTAGTTTCCGTTTTGACATATGCCATAGGGATTATGGCTTATTTGCGCCCCAGCGTTTCTTTAGCTGAAACCGGTAATAAGTCATTCACCACAAAGGACGAAAACGATACCCAAAAACATCTCAAACTTCTGAAGGATATCATGGTAGAAGAAAAACTATACCTCCATCCCGACCTGAAATTAAAGCATGTTGCGGATAAAACCGGGATTCCGGTTAATCTCATTTCTTATGTCATCAACAACAAGCTTGGCCAATCGTTTAACGACTGGATAAATTGTTTCAGGATCGAAGAGGTTAAAAAGCAGATAACGAGTTCCCGTTTGAAAGAAGTAACGCTTTTGGGTATTGCGTTTGAATGCGGTTTTAATTCAAAAGCAACCTTCAACCGAGTATTTAAACATCAGACAGGGCTGACTCCACGCGAATTTCTTCTACAGGCCACGAATAAATAA
- a CDS encoding LptF/LptG family permease, with translation MKKLDKLILKTFWGPFVITMSVVVFIFLMRIMIFYIDDFVSKDLGITDYAQLFFYFSLITVPTALPLAMLLSSLMAFGNLGEFFELTAIKSAGISVTRAMLPLFIVAVFVSIFSFFFNDRVSPWANLKGYSLLYDIKTAKATLKIKEGIFYNDLPGYSIKVDKKLENGRMIGMVIYKHDNRSYEVGNTQIILADSGRMYSINNNSYLVIELYHGTMYDDMVNSAGSRPVYISSPSAGVQRNSSFQRNGFKHYKLVESLASFGMKRTDEQQFKYHEFMKNIADLSHTADSLKKSFDEGTKSLLPNSQQYYSYQYKQGTDKTLKPGKWVDSLLAVPLTDSLKKEVLANAKSASNSMLNFADSNDMYLGARLKDASKYELEMHHKFTQALSCLIMFLIGAPLGAIIKKGGFGVPVLVSIIFFILLYVLTNQGDKLVKDGLLSVPVGAWMANSTLLIAGLYFIAKARSDSRLFEKDVYEMQIKRLKDKWTSRFGKSRLIQS, from the coding sequence ATGAAAAAGCTGGATAAGCTTATTTTAAAGACCTTCTGGGGGCCTTTTGTGATTACGATGTCGGTTGTGGTTTTCATTTTTTTAATGAGGATCATGATATTTTATATCGACGATTTTGTGTCTAAGGATCTGGGGATCACGGATTACGCTCAGTTATTCTTCTATTTTAGCCTGATAACCGTCCCTACCGCCTTGCCCCTGGCAATGTTGCTTTCATCTCTCATGGCCTTCGGGAACCTCGGCGAGTTTTTCGAGCTTACAGCTATTAAAAGTGCCGGGATCTCCGTTACCCGGGCCATGCTTCCGTTGTTCATTGTAGCTGTTTTTGTGAGTATTTTCTCTTTCTTTTTTAACGACAGAGTATCTCCCTGGGCCAACCTGAAAGGGTACAGTTTATTATACGATATCAAAACAGCCAAAGCAACCCTGAAAATCAAGGAGGGAATTTTCTATAATGATCTGCCCGGTTACAGTATCAAGGTGGATAAAAAACTGGAAAACGGGAGAATGATTGGGATGGTGATCTACAAACACGATAACCGCTCTTATGAGGTAGGTAATACGCAGATTATCCTGGCGGATTCGGGCAGGATGTACTCGATAAACAACAACAGCTACCTGGTGATCGAGCTTTATCATGGTACCATGTACGACGACATGGTGAACAGCGCAGGTTCCAGGCCGGTTTACATATCCTCTCCTTCGGCAGGAGTTCAGCGCAATTCAAGTTTTCAGCGCAATGGATTCAAACATTACAAGCTCGTTGAAAGCCTGGCGTCTTTTGGTATGAAACGAACAGATGAACAGCAGTTCAAGTACCACGAGTTTATGAAAAATATAGCAGACCTGAGCCATACTGCAGACTCGCTGAAGAAATCATTTGACGAAGGGACCAAAAGTCTGTTACCAAACAGCCAGCAGTATTATTCCTATCAGTATAAACAGGGCACCGATAAAACGCTAAAACCAGGTAAGTGGGTTGACTCCCTGCTGGCCGTTCCGCTGACAGACAGCCTTAAAAAGGAAGTACTTGCCAATGCGAAAAGTGCTAGTAACAGTATGCTGAATTTTGCCGACTCAAATGACATGTATCTGGGAGCAAGGCTCAAAGATGCCAGCAAATATGAGCTGGAAATGCATCACAAATTTACCCAGGCACTTTCCTGCCTGATCATGTTTCTGATAGGCGCGCCATTGGGCGCGATCATCAAAAAAGGAGGCTTCGGAGTGCCTGTTTTGGTATCGATCATCTTCTTTATTTTATTATATGTGCTTACCAATCAGGGAGATAAGTTGGTGAAAGACGGCCTGTTGAGCGTTCCGGTAGGAGCCTGGATGGCCAACAGTACCCTGCTCATAGCAGGATTATATTTTATTGCCAAGGCCAGGAGCGATTCCAGATTGTTTGAAAAGGATGTATATGAGATGCAAATCAAAAGATTAAAAGATAAATGGACGAGTAGATTTGGTAAATCCCGGCTTATTCAATCATAA
- a CDS encoding helix-turn-helix transcriptional regulator, protein MNHQEFDPPENLRDTIKCFWYDKKEFGEEQSLFEVVPDGFAEIIFHFGSGCSVVREGILQPLPSPFMMGILNKPAQFYTKNSLELVGVRCYPWTVFDLLELPADKQELRTFTHPISRLQGTLAELIREGKVEETVARLEAYSLELRSQISTDSMLFKAGMAMRQASGTLPVAQVAAAAHTTVRTLERRFRESSGHTVKDVSSLLRFEQARNYLWLHPNTNLAGLAHELGYSDQSHLSREFKRYSGTTPAVFAKNADKLAMNDLLATFVNS, encoded by the coding sequence ATGAACCACCAAGAATTTGATCCTCCTGAAAACCTGCGGGATACCATAAAATGTTTTTGGTATGACAAAAAAGAATTTGGCGAAGAACAATCGCTTTTCGAAGTGGTTCCTGATGGCTTCGCCGAAATTATTTTTCATTTCGGAAGCGGTTGCAGCGTTGTGCGTGAGGGAATTTTGCAGCCTCTGCCCTCACCCTTTATGATGGGGATACTCAACAAGCCCGCTCAGTTTTATACAAAAAATTCATTGGAACTCGTCGGCGTGAGATGTTACCCCTGGACCGTATTCGATTTGCTTGAACTGCCCGCGGATAAACAGGAGCTGCGGACCTTCACGCACCCCATCAGCAGGCTTCAGGGTACCCTGGCGGAATTGATCAGAGAGGGTAAGGTGGAAGAAACAGTGGCCCGCCTGGAGGCGTATTCGCTGGAATTGCGGTCGCAGATTTCTACCGACAGTATGTTGTTCAAAGCGGGCATGGCTATGCGACAGGCCAGCGGCACGCTGCCGGTCGCCCAAGTTGCTGCTGCAGCCCATACCACGGTGCGTACCCTCGAAAGGAGATTCCGGGAGTCTTCCGGGCACACTGTGAAAGACGTATCCAGCCTCTTACGCTTTGAGCAGGCCCGCAACTACTTATGGCTCCACCCGAATACCAACCTAGCCGGTCTGGCCCATGAGCTTGGCTATTCGGACCAATCTCATCTCAGCAGGGAATTCAAGCGTTATAGCGGTACTACACCGGCTGTATTTGCCAAAAATGCTGACAAACTGGCTATGAACGATTTATTGGCAACATTTGTAAATTCATAA
- a CDS encoding FAD-dependent monooxygenase: MESLENTNTARRVLISGASMAGLSTAHWMNRLGYKVTVVEIASAPRTSGGAVDIKGPAADAAKRMEIDEQLKAQRLSVERIEFKNARDITEGSISMDTGISDDEIEIERDQFVHILLNSLKNEVDFLFNNNITALIETEDEIQVTFKNGPQQSFDLVIGCDGIHSAVRKIWFGPETEYTHFLGAYFSITIVNKLLIKPKTMQMFGVPDKAVMLNAYNNKTDIIFCFNSEEEIPYDYRDEDQQRQIVIEQFAGLGWKTAELLEEVQHSGNFYFDKFCQIKMPSWTRGRVALVGDAAYCASPAAGMGASLGMAGAAALADALQKYDGDFELAFRDYNKNLRPFIEEVQATAAFNVKENFIPRTEEAIRKRNLETKAF, from the coding sequence ATGGAATCATTAGAAAACACAAATACCGCGCGTCGGGTACTCATTTCAGGCGCAAGTATGGCCGGACTTTCCACAGCACACTGGATGAACCGCCTGGGTTACAAGGTAACTGTCGTTGAAATTGCCAGCGCACCCCGAACTTCCGGCGGTGCGGTTGACATAAAAGGGCCTGCCGCCGACGCTGCTAAACGTATGGAAATTGATGAGCAGTTGAAAGCGCAACGGCTAAGTGTTGAACGGATAGAGTTTAAAAATGCCAGGGATATTACGGAAGGATCGATATCCATGGATACCGGAATTTCAGATGATGAAATCGAAATTGAAAGGGATCAGTTTGTACATATTTTATTAAATAGCCTGAAAAATGAAGTTGACTTTCTTTTCAATAATAACATCACGGCACTGATTGAAACCGAAGATGAAATACAGGTTACTTTTAAGAATGGTCCCCAACAGTCATTTGACCTGGTGATAGGGTGCGACGGAATACATTCGGCCGTCAGAAAAATCTGGTTTGGTCCGGAAACCGAATACACTCATTTTCTGGGAGCTTATTTTTCTATTACGATTGTAAACAAATTACTGATCAAACCCAAAACGATGCAGATGTTTGGCGTGCCGGATAAGGCCGTAATGCTGAACGCCTACAACAACAAGACTGATATCATTTTTTGTTTCAATTCAGAAGAGGAAATTCCGTATGATTACAGGGATGAAGATCAACAAAGACAAATTGTGATAGAACAATTTGCGGGACTAGGCTGGAAAACGGCTGAGCTTCTTGAAGAAGTACAGCATTCGGGCAATTTCTATTTTGATAAATTCTGTCAGATAAAAATGCCATCCTGGACCAGGGGCAGAGTAGCACTGGTGGGTGACGCGGCCTACTGTGCTTCCCCGGCAGCCGGAATGGGTGCATCACTGGGCATGGCCGGAGCTGCTGCGTTGGCCGATGCCCTGCAGAAATATGACGGTGATTTTGAATTAGCTTTCAGGGACTACAACAAAAACCTGCGCCCGTTTATCGAGGAAGTCCAGGCTACCGCAGCATTCAATGTAAAAGAGAATTTTATTCCCAGAACTGAAGAAGCGATCCGCAAAAGAAACCTGGAAACAAAAGCATTTTAA
- the rpsO gene encoding 30S ribosomal protein S15: protein MYLTTEKKREIFETKGFKKEGADTGSAESQIALFTYRINYLNEHLKTHKKDNDTRLGLLKMVGKRRRLLDYLYKNDINRYRAIIAELNIRK from the coding sequence ATGTATTTAACTACGGAAAAGAAGAGAGAAATCTTCGAAACCAAAGGTTTTAAAAAAGAAGGTGCAGATACAGGATCTGCCGAATCACAAATTGCGTTATTTACGTATCGTATCAATTATTTGAACGAGCACCTTAAAACGCACAAGAAAGACAACGATACCAGACTAGGGCTTCTTAAAATGGTAGGAAAGCGCAGAAGATTGTTGGATTATCTTTACAAAAACGACATTAATCGTTACCGTGCGATTATTGCCGAATTGAACATACGTAAGTAA
- a CDS encoding amidohydrolase family protein, producing the protein MKRLTGPAQVIRFFLMVIIHFTATYKSNGQAPAAEPNRLTVIKAKALIDVRNGKLIERAVIYVLNGKIEKVGTNLEIPADATVINLTDKYVMPGLIDAHTHLCHEYQYELEKVPGANIVVETAIVDNANRALIGVRNARDMINSGYTTVRDLGNSGVNADIAIRDAINKNWIPGPRIFASTRALSPIGGQFARMPDDVRRALVPKEYVEISGVEEARRAVKQAIYDGADCIKIIVNNDRMSLNQEELNAIVEEAKKAHLKVAAHATNGDGPSLMAIKAGVHSIEHGYTLSSDVLMMMADQGVYLVPTDRTGVERYQQRIKRALAANVKIAFGSDMYFLDAKRNRGQVTVSTYHSYIAAGMNNVQILQSATMHPGVLIAGDGKVGLLEKGYFADIIAVEKNPLLNIEAIENVVFVMKEGKVIKTAD; encoded by the coding sequence ATGAAAAGACTAACTGGTCCCGCACAGGTAATTCGCTTTTTCTTAATGGTGATTATCCATTTTACAGCTACCTATAAATCAAATGGACAGGCTCCGGCGGCTGAACCCAACAGGCTTACGGTAATCAAAGCAAAAGCACTGATTGATGTAAGAAACGGGAAATTAATAGAGCGAGCCGTTATATATGTACTGAACGGGAAAATAGAAAAGGTTGGGACTAATCTTGAAATCCCGGCCGATGCCACAGTGATTAACCTTACTGACAAGTATGTAATGCCCGGGTTAATAGATGCTCATACACATTTATGTCATGAGTATCAGTATGAACTGGAAAAGGTACCTGGCGCCAATATAGTTGTGGAAACCGCGATTGTGGACAATGCTAACCGAGCTTTGATCGGTGTGAGGAATGCCCGTGATATGATTAATTCCGGATATACCACTGTAAGGGACCTCGGCAATTCAGGGGTCAACGCCGATATCGCTATTCGCGATGCAATCAACAAGAACTGGATTCCGGGACCCAGAATATTTGCTTCCACCCGTGCCTTATCACCCATTGGCGGTCAATTCGCCAGGATGCCAGACGATGTGCGACGAGCACTGGTACCGAAGGAATATGTTGAAATCAGTGGAGTTGAAGAAGCCCGGCGAGCCGTAAAGCAAGCCATTTATGACGGTGCCGACTGCATTAAAATTATCGTCAATAATGACAGAATGTCCTTAAATCAAGAAGAACTCAACGCCATCGTCGAAGAGGCAAAAAAAGCCCATCTTAAGGTTGCAGCCCATGCGACCAATGGTGACGGGCCTTCTCTAATGGCCATTAAGGCCGGAGTGCATTCGATCGAACATGGCTATACCTTATCAAGCGATGTACTGATGATGATGGCAGATCAAGGCGTATATCTTGTTCCGACAGACCGAACGGGAGTAGAAAGGTACCAGCAAAGAATTAAACGGGCGTTGGCTGCAAATGTCAAGATTGCCTTTGGATCGGATATGTACTTTTTGGATGCAAAGCGAAATCGAGGTCAGGTGACGGTAAGCACATACCATTCCTATATTGCAGCAGGAATGAACAACGTCCAGATCTTACAATCGGCTACCATGCATCCGGGCGTGCTGATCGCTGGCGACGGCAAAGTCGGGCTCCTCGAAAAAGGATATTTCGCCGACATTATCGCCGTGGAAAAAAATCCCTTGTTGAACATTGAAGCAATCGAAAACGTAGTGTTCGTTATGAAGGAGGGCAAGGTCATTAAAACGGCAGATTAA
- a CDS encoding VOC family protein, with the protein MEENQNKADNPGSRKDVVPKVTGIGGIFFLSDNTEQTRDWYVKNLGFDVNEWGSVSFEYRDLHKPEEIIPLQWLPFKRGDAYFAPSQKDFMINYRVQNIEGLVSKLKENGVTIVDDIVAYDFGKFVHIMDAEGNKIELWEPV; encoded by the coding sequence ATGGAAGAAAACCAAAACAAAGCAGACAATCCGGGCTCCCGCAAGGATGTGGTACCCAAGGTGACAGGAATAGGAGGTATATTCTTTCTTTCAGACAATACGGAACAAACCAGAGACTGGTACGTCAAAAATTTAGGCTTTGATGTCAATGAATGGGGCTCGGTGAGTTTTGAATACAGGGATCTGCACAAACCAGAGGAAATTATCCCGCTGCAATGGCTCCCTTTCAAAAGAGGAGATGCTTATTTCGCTCCGTCCCAAAAGGATTTTATGATTAATTACCGCGTTCAGAATATAGAAGGGCTGGTGAGCAAGCTCAAAGAAAACGGTGTAACCATAGTGGATGACATTGTAGCCTACGACTTTGGCAAGTTTGTTCACATAATGGATGCCGAAGGCAACAAGATTGAACTTTGGGAACCTGTATAA
- the pnp gene encoding polyribonucleotide nucleotidyltransferase, translated as MLFNIVTKTITLPDGREITIETGKLAKQADGSVVVRMGNTMLLATVVSNKEIKEGLDFLPLSVDYQEKFASAGRIPGSFQRREGKLSDHEVLISRLVDRVLRPLFPDDYHAETQVNIFLISADQAALPDALAALAASAALAASDIPFNGPVSEVRVAKIDGAYVINPGSEELSRATLDLMVGATYDDIAMVEGEMDEVSEDEIIEALKVAHEAIKIQCLALKEFEAAVGKTEKREYVGDESDDELEARLRAFAYDKIYKVTQLGSTNKQVRKDGFKAVWEEFVASIPEEEEVNKVLAKRYFNDLVWEASRRLVLDERIRLDGRQLDQVRPIASEVDYLPHAHGSALFTRGETQSLTTVTLGTKNDEQIVDTTLKYGYSKFMLHYNFPGFSTGEVKPNRGPGRREVGHGNLALRALKKVLPVAEDNPYTIRIVSDILESNGSSSMATVCAGSLALMDSGLKIKAPVSGIAMGLISDEATGKYAVLSDILGDEDHLGDMDFKVTGTEKGITACQMDMKVNGLSFEVLTEALLQAKAGRLHILGEMNKTIKESRPDLKPHTPRAVVIKIDREMIGAVIGPGGKVVQDIQKESGATVSIEEKDGAGFVSIFSADKTSMEKAVSRIKGIILVPEIGEIYSGKVKSIMPFGAFVEFLPGKDGLLHISEIKWERLEKMDGVLEVGEEVQVKLVEIDKKTGKYRLSRKVLLPKPENKNA; from the coding sequence ATGCTCTTTAATATAGTTACCAAGACTATAACCTTACCGGATGGCAGGGAAATCACAATTGAAACAGGAAAACTAGCGAAACAAGCTGATGGATCAGTGGTAGTAAGAATGGGTAACACCATGCTGCTTGCTACGGTTGTATCCAATAAAGAAATTAAGGAAGGACTTGATTTTTTACCTCTTTCCGTTGATTATCAGGAAAAATTTGCCTCTGCCGGACGTATACCAGGAAGTTTTCAGCGCCGTGAGGGTAAGCTTTCCGACCACGAGGTACTGATCAGCCGCCTGGTTGACCGCGTATTACGCCCTCTTTTTCCTGACGATTATCATGCTGAAACGCAGGTTAATATATTTCTGATTTCCGCAGATCAGGCTGCTTTGCCTGATGCACTTGCCGCACTTGCCGCTTCTGCTGCACTTGCTGCATCTGATATACCGTTTAACGGTCCGGTGTCGGAAGTAAGAGTCGCTAAAATCGATGGAGCTTATGTAATTAATCCTGGAAGTGAGGAATTGTCTCGCGCAACACTGGACCTGATGGTAGGTGCTACCTATGACGACATCGCGATGGTGGAAGGCGAAATGGATGAAGTTTCAGAAGATGAGATTATCGAAGCACTTAAAGTAGCGCATGAAGCTATCAAAATCCAATGTCTTGCTCTGAAAGAATTTGAAGCGGCTGTTGGTAAAACAGAGAAAAGAGAATACGTGGGCGACGAGTCTGATGATGAGCTGGAAGCCCGTCTGAGAGCTTTTGCGTACGACAAAATATACAAGGTAACACAGTTGGGCTCTACCAACAAGCAAGTTCGTAAAGACGGATTCAAGGCGGTTTGGGAAGAATTTGTAGCATCCATTCCAGAGGAAGAAGAAGTTAACAAAGTACTTGCCAAAAGATATTTCAATGATCTTGTTTGGGAGGCATCACGCCGCCTGGTGCTGGATGAAAGGATTCGTCTCGACGGCCGTCAGCTTGACCAGGTGAGGCCGATTGCTTCCGAAGTGGACTATCTGCCTCATGCACACGGCTCTGCTCTTTTCACCAGAGGTGAAACTCAGTCATTGACCACAGTTACGCTGGGAACAAAAAATGATGAGCAAATTGTAGATACCACGCTTAAATACGGGTATAGCAAATTTATGCTTCATTATAATTTCCCCGGATTTTCAACAGGTGAAGTGAAACCCAACCGCGGGCCTGGCAGAAGGGAAGTAGGCCACGGAAACCTGGCTCTACGTGCGTTGAAAAAGGTGTTGCCGGTAGCAGAGGACAACCCTTATACCATCCGGATTGTTTCTGATATCCTGGAATCTAACGGTTCTTCGTCCATGGCAACAGTATGTGCGGGTTCTCTTGCACTGATGGATTCTGGTCTTAAAATTAAGGCTCCGGTATCCGGCATTGCTATGGGGCTTATTTCTGACGAAGCGACCGGAAAATATGCGGTACTTTCCGATATCCTGGGAGACGAAGATCACCTCGGTGATATGGATTTTAAAGTAACCGGTACCGAAAAAGGTATTACGGCTTGCCAGATGGATATGAAAGTAAACGGCCTTTCCTTTGAGGTACTGACCGAAGCATTGCTTCAGGCAAAAGCAGGCAGGCTTCATATTTTGGGTGAAATGAATAAAACGATTAAAGAAAGTCGCCCGGATCTGAAACCTCATACCCCTCGTGCCGTCGTAATCAAGATTGACCGCGAAATGATTGGTGCTGTAATCGGGCCCGGAGGTAAGGTTGTGCAGGATATTCAGAAGGAATCAGGCGCTACCGTTTCAATCGAAGAAAAAGATGGTGCAGGATTTGTAAGTATATTTTCTGCAGATAAGACTTCGATGGAGAAAGCGGTTAGCAGAATAAAAGGAATCATCCTGGTTCCCGAAATCGGCGAGATTTATTCAGGAAAGGTGAAGTCTATTATGCCTTTTGGTGCGTTTGTGGAGTTTCTTCCAGGCAAAGACGGTCTGTTGCATATATCCGAAATCAAGTGGGAAAGATTGGAGAAAATGGACGGAGTTCTGGAGGTTGGAGAAGAAGTTCAGGTTAAATTAGTAGAAATAGACAAGAAGACAGGAAAATACCGTTTGTCCAGAAAGGTATTACTACCTAAACCTGAGAACAAAAACGCGTAA